One region of Salvia miltiorrhiza cultivar Shanhuang (shh) unplaced genomic scaffold, IMPLAD_Smil_shh original_scaffold_455, whole genome shotgun sequence genomic DNA includes:
- the LOC131004757 gene encoding uncharacterized protein LOC131004757, translated as MSSATQGSNGFVRGGRLNKTDKTRRSWSAREEEVLLAALKELVAQGWKSDNGFRAGYLNKLEEAMKKEYPTTDLKGMPHINSKITIWKKNYSSLSYMLGKSGIGFNLKGTHTIDCDDEQWQAILNRDSNARLMRYKSWPHLDDWRVIFGKDRATGEGAEDIMEAAHEMYRNIDLTEPHVDGDYHVTLDDMYEPADADDSVSQSVKASPEVRSSTRKRKRDDGIDRMFAALSEITTTTGDRLETLASRMGYDFDISKARKEVFAQLGSISGLTLKDKFEITDLLAKEVERLDVFTSLPDEAKSEYVHYLLDMKLK; from the exons ATGAGTTCAGCAACTCAAG GAAGCAATGGATTCGTTCGTGGTGGTCGGTTAAACAAGACCGACAAGACCCGGCGTAGTTGGTCGGCTCGAGAGGAGGAGGTTTTGTTGGCTGCATTGAAGGAGTTGGTGGCGCAAGGCTGGAAATCGGATAATGGTTTTCGCGCCGGATATTTGAATAAGTTGGAAGAAGCGATGAAGAAGGAATACCCAACTACGGATTTGAAGGGAATGCCTCACATCAATTCCAAAATCACAATATGGAAGAAGAACTACTCTTCGCTATCGTATATGCTAGGGAAAAGTGGAATTGGCTTTAACTTGAAGGGCACACACACTATCGACTGTGACGATGAACAATGGCAGGCAATCCTGAAT CGTGATTCAAATGCGCGTCTTATGCGCTAcaaaagttggccacatttggATGATTGGAGGGTGATATTTGGAAAAGATAGGGCTACCGGCGAGGGGGCGGAAGATATCATGGAGGCTGCGCACGAAATGTACCGTAACATCGACCTCACCGAGCCACACGTTGATGGAGATTATCACGTCACTCTTGATGACATGTACGAGCCCGCAGATGCAGATGATAGTGTGAGTCAAAGTGTCAAAGCTTCACCCGAAGTGCGTTCATCGACTAGGAAGAGGAAACGAGATGATGGCATCGATAGGATGTTCGCCGCGCTGTCTGAGATCACCACCACTACGGGCGATCGATTGGAGACACTTGCAAGTAGGATGGGGTATGATTTCGACATCTCAAAGGCGAGGAAGGAGGTCTTTGCCCAACTGGGCTCTATCTCGGGACTAACCCTCAAGGACAAGTTCGAAATCACCGACTTGCTTGCTAAAGAGGTAGAGCGCCTTGACGTTTTTACCAGCCTGCCGGATGAAGCGAAATCCGAGTACGTCCACTATCTGCTTGACATGAAGTTGAAGTAG
- the LOC131004763 gene encoding uncharacterized protein LOC131004763, translated as MAGRVCPRDKDILFLVLQEILRDHIIQIAIVIAYIAKTYSRKRKRQTAVPKYSMICRMPDQIKHLGRMIDATDIDCIANLRMDRSTFGRLCRILRERGGLVDGNYVKVEEQVAIFLSVLAHHKKNRVVKFNFWRSGQTVSHYIHAVLGAIISLHDVFLVKPEAVTDECTDTRWQWFKGCLGALDGTYINVTVSNIDKPRYRTRKGQISTNVLGVCDRNLNFVYVLSGWEGSANDSRILRDALNRPHGLKVPKGKYYLCDNGYANSEGFLTPFKGVRYHLKEWGPNSARPQNKEELFNLRHAKARNVVERAFGIMKMRWGILRSTTFYPIKVQNRLIMATFLINNFIRKQMVVDPIEEQYNAMVEDGDVDVESHNFVENVESSPQWNAARDTLAEGMWQQYINYA; from the exons ATGGCTGGAAGAGTATGTCCTCGTGATAAAGACATATTATTCTTGGTACTACAAGAAATTTTGCGTGATCATATTATACAAATTGCTATTGTCATTGCATATATAGCTAAGACTTATTCAAGGAAGAGAAAACGTCAGACAGCAGTACCTAAATATAGCATGATTTGTAGGATGCCTGACCAAATAAAACATCTAGGTCGAATGATAGATGCTACGGATATTGATTGTATTGCTAACTTACGTATGGACCGTAGTACCTTTGGGAGACTTTGTCGAATCTTGCGGGAAAGAGGGGGTTTAGTTGATGGGAATTATGTTAAAGTAGAGGAACAGGTTGCCATATTTTTGTCTGTGTTGGCCCATCACAAAAAAAATAGGGtagttaaatttaatttttggagGTCTGGGCAAACGGTATCGCATTATATCCACGCGGTATTAGGAGCAATTATTAGCTTACATGATGTGTTCCTGGTTAAGCCCGAGGCTGTCACAGATGAATGCACGGACACGAGATGGCAATGGTTCAAG GGGTGTCTAGGAGCATTAGACGGCACCTACATCAACGTAACAGTTAGCAATATTGATAAACCTCGATATAGGACAAGGAAGGGGCAGATCTCTACGAACGTCTTAGGCGTTTGTGATCGGAACTTGAACTTTGTTTATGTTCTTTCCGGGTGGGAAGGCTCGGCCAATGATTCTAGAATTCTGCGGGACGCATTGAACAGACCACACGGATTAAAAGTTCCCAAGG GAAAATACTATTTGTGTGACAATGGTTACGCAAATAGTGAGGGTTTTTTAACACCTTTTAAAGGTGTTCGATACCACCTTAAAGAGTGGGGTCCTAATTCTGCCCGACCTCAAAACAAGGAGGAACTTTTTAACCTAAGACATGCTAAGGCACGTAATGTGGTTGAGAGGGCTTTCGGGATAATGAAGATGAGATGGGGGATACTAAGATCTACAACATTTTATCCGATAAAGGTTCAAAATAGGCTAATAATGGCAACGTTTTTAATTAACAACTTCATCCGCAAACAAATGGTTGTTGACCCAATTGAAGAACAATACAATGCGATGGTTGAAGATGGTGATGTGGATGTAGAATCTCATAACTTTGTTGAAAATGTTGAATCTTCTCCCCAATGGAATGCAGCTAGAGACACTTTGGCGGAAGGAATGTGGCAGCAGTATATTAATTATGCCTAA